A genome region from Bombus pyrosoma isolate SC7728 linkage group LG14, ASM1482585v1, whole genome shotgun sequence includes the following:
- the LOC122575143 gene encoding telomere-associated protein RIF1-like isoform X2: protein MASNMQSFPRMLKMLRENSNIKEKREALTYIRSNSKKLESTKSIKEEQYKELCKLVIDAFANGNNDIQNEAYETLNVVIQDFKDHTLNLFEAMWQISPKNRLKILKLLEVVEDNAISTFAYDAYAVNFFNNCMCTIQTNTMPWTASNACVDNLQALIDAESKPLSDDQRVEEETINYCITLLRRLYKVAATTSDIKVQRFHALLMDKVILLAYMGHKRQRGPALKLLQQALATNIVSHVRTKLAPAWTRYIATLQSTYCKRMLLLVSTCELDWATQWNVSIQFLGVDLHRGAGLINNLLSVEEKAFKSTDTIIRRQAFLSWKLLVDNFALDPQELATARRVKLLCIPLNAKNSKTELIALTKLEVWWHVIIKLYKDIHKFVNPVITQFLNFCFGPLGDTPLLSSKFDVVASPGKRFVKTKVVAVDALCQLLVTKQESYTAPILEERLPHPISDTVFRECYKSIIHSVGEALLVLSQLTNAEMKNRYQFGKILWASLVSYVKIKIRSESKIAEKEIMYKDMTRVITELTNYAGDKPMIKDLILDTILFEIADLSTDFDFQDDTLSKLVFNLLQTSFLNKAEKNHYKALKCLIWQCIKSQKKNVYYLQAFNCLKEMHEKIYLLLNAEDKNESVVLELWFILAHVLGEYMSDIQEINEGSTTEHNFKTVESIVAFPFMYMHLEDHKQVQEVAKAWKCLYKHFEMRTDLITTVKSNEILLNIASIMQHCLTENGESSNLILNCLDALLNTINYKLLLANTEVPSIMHLIVDLVMYFLSHKRIKECERALKALSAVIITIYGYNAEKVILYLLVCKPAIELMLQSELEMLHKEIASTWESIIIIFKGLGKLINYSLLSSYKKIIIKALNHSSLDIQLQTMSLFQLKNVLRDSPKLILEEIEKEVGKNKILSKAEITKMKNDQIEKSLSQDYVFIKTDLKFDVNRLTEHQKESFKRRKEDIAALYNDLSQSSSQDTQNLQEWFDKKSKSLGEAEKDHNKKDNISIRNMLDDDANKENKIEMKELEAVSKSTVENDTKSTDNVEQNIPLESVQKAKDNAYSNENLLIEEDQMIIVKDVYDNADPKTSADLDANTQEKSLENNDDKSLSPSMLDSSKRRNRYNVAVKPATPSKLEEIVYNQPGQSNTNKILRSTLKTKLIQDKCEIINKQNASENVENKLTKEEKRGIKRKSTSDSESETTNARQRRKVLLTETASDSDRCKSVENDNAVTSVIAIDETNLSQRTRNEISRLRINMVFDSPLSRSRRSKCCDDKKQSEENKGANIAKREAKHRGRPRRSDKVEVKKGEDTRKILQNKKSSLEEQRKVGENTKEETAETEVNSKSIPNNKCDLLNTERAIEINDTVQNIKFTEGRSHTQNDVEDVVEDSQALSKLDKSKSTIRIELNKIEDTKTILWNKKNSLEGEKEVREKKQEENVQTEITSKSAKCDLLYTKKSTENNVEVVNNNKSYSETQILNQDPKSIEGKDQIKDDAEDIVESSQETSELLKKCTEKQCFIKINKVDDISSLMKCCDATAEDEEVAKIVSNDCDNDNIEVPKDNVKEFEETNEISISEPKISTPIIENNLCDNEKDSVSEVQKVNDGSLLKSLLELSSPKSNIKRQTRLKIYSAQGRAAHMLGLVTKQARMEVEDSVINLDEEHTVKRVKSKDTDNDMLLGKKEQALMLKEVDKITATCSSRQEKIFNNMRSTDYCSSPPIKLFSNLKNDGEKVFTKADKSVDCISAQTDAQIDKIGEETMLQADELPILEWSSANPPSLTASPSASILKRQRQYIPEPDPESVTPSKRKRVSFADPPVSKEMGYEITSTDSIYKAIKFTSRGLVRKDSPLRLKQIKQKLISTDSDKLEKDEETDVTNASEVDIQCERENELLTKIAEELEYSENVTIDTDVQMCNSVEDESTNAVPMPNNIKINNSNVELEITKDSTFSKHVEPTFTNKIDQSQKDEILEVSKDCNVSLESNEFDHSMTQEDMFTGIDTKHNDFVEGRTSDVDTSAIQNTSIMNNSLDLLKFNVQDNSIIKHSSEKHANPEYLDDTIDAENLTVLNSSANSDEIFCGKLIRTSTQATENTQENMQEQDTLPVTDSVFGSLPSSQDSQNTSEFNVETPHPELLDSIQPIYPTLILCKEPITSIINHLTNPLWVQHLLTCFKHRNVQTIGDLAQLSEREINRIPVKSNSKVEFVKSVLKCFEKKHAEKVSNNNEVSCSVNINVPASTRKVTTEDQAIKSSTDEIRNELINHIPLSQSSSSTVFNNVIIDKNACKMFKETTKSASNELSNMLTVDASKANSQAMYEVAQTTGSESSNVTTTQITNTPASFKVTISTSENSSSCTENAATTTQATKTVGTCTSIDSIYLSKAGANKATKSVAAQMALEDLLDEIDVNLVLESAVRRCTPEKLLLQYKNKMRHVSQVELESETIRMLGTENRKNSNEVILKMACRACGVNKVLLRLPDIFSADKQFFVKVLNTYRKKIKTSDCLDILDFNEVKDAVYEKCISSELAEMLSKKLKEEEQQGIRKPMTELSSLNAMLKRMPMDVIISHTVANDELIPPRVVLDIALQNNSPSDIAQALESQSSPVMENIFSKLWSSQFAVECIEQFCESKEDLLKIFEAVSSKFSREDLLQVFYESMKAKLMVKQEND from the exons ATGGCTTCTAACATGCAATCTTTCCCGCGAATGCTGAAAATGCTGCGGGAAAATAGCAATATCAAGGAAAAACGTGAAGCTTTAACCTATATCCGCAG CAAcagtaaaaaattagaatctaCAAAATCTATTAAAGAAGAGCAATATAAGGAATTATGTAAACTGGTTATAGATGCATTTGCAAATGGAAATAATGACATACAGAATGAAGCATATGAAACATTAAATGTAGTTATTCAGGACTTCAAAGATcatactttaaatttatttgaagcTATGTGGCAGATAAGTCCAAAAAATAG attaaaaattcttaagtTATTAGAGGTAGTTGAAGACAATGCTATATCAACATTTGCTTATGACGCATATGCTGTAAACttctttaataattgtatgtgTACAATACAAACAAATACAATGCCATGGACGGCGTCAAATGCATGCGTAGATAATCTACAAGCATTGATAGATGCGGAAAGTAAGCCACTATCAGATGACCAAAGggtagaagaagaaacaattaactattgtataactttattaaGAAGATTGTATAAAGTGGCTGCAACAACATCAGATATTAAAGTCCAAAGA TTTCATGCCCTGTTAATGGATAAAGTAATACTGTTAGCTTATATGGGTCATAAACGACAAAGAGGTCCTGCTTTAAAACTTTTACAACAAGCTTTAGCTACAAATATAGTATCACATGTTCGTACTAAACTAGCACCTGCATGGACTCGTTATATAGCAACATTACAGTCTACATACTGCAAACGTATGTTACTTTTAGTATCTACATGTGAACTAGATTGGGCTACACAATGGAATGTTAGTATCCAGTTTCTTGGTGTGGACCTCCATCGTGGTGCtggtttaataaataatttattaagtgTTGAAGAAAAAGCATTTAAATCTACAGATACAATTATACGCAG GCAAGCATTTCTTTCATGGAAATTACTGGTGGACAATTTTGCTTTAGACCCACAAGAACTTGCTACTGCTAGACGAGTAAAATTGTTATGTATTCCATTGAATGCCAAAAATAGTAAAACTGAATTAATAGCATTAACAAAGTTAGAAGTTTGGTGGCATGTAATTATTAAGCTTTATAAAGACattcataaatttgttaatcCTGTAATCAcacagtttttaaatttttgttttggACCTCTTGGAGATACACCATTATTATCTTCAAAGTTTGATGTGGTAGCCTCACCAGGAAAAAGATTTGTTAAAACAAAAGTTGTTGCTGTGGATGCTTTATGTCAACTTCTTGTCACAAAACAAGAAAGTTATACTGCTCCAATTTTGGAAGAAAGACTTCCGCATCCTATATCTGATACTGTCTTTCGAGAatgttataaaagtataattcaCAGTGTAGGGGAAGCTCTGCTTGTACTGAGCCAACTTACAAATGCAGAAATGAAAAACAGATATCAATTTGGTAAAATACTATGGGCAAGCTTAGTCagttatgtaaaaattaaaattcgatcaGAATCAAAAATTGCAGAAAAG GAGATtatgtataaagatatgaCACGGGTTATTACAGAATTAACAAACTATGCTGGGGATAAACCAATGATTAAAGATTTGATTCTTGACACAATCTTATTTGAAATTGCTGATTTAAGTACAGATTTTGATTTTCAAGATGATACATTGTCAAAATTGGTATTCAACCTTCTACAAACTTCATTTCTAAACAAAGCTGAAAA GAATCATTATAAAGCATTAAAATGTCTTATTTGGCAATGTATTAAGTctcaaaagaaaaatgtgtatTATTTGCAAGCATTTAATTGTCTGAAAGAAAtgcatgaaaaaatatatttactattaaatgcagaagataaaaatga atcTGTTGTTCTTGAATTATGGTTTATTTTGGCACATGTATTAGGAGAATACATGAGTGATATACAAGAAATTAATGAAGGAAGTACTACAGAACATAACTTTAAAACTGTTGAATCTATTGTAGCATTTCcatttatgtatatgcatTTGGAAGACCACAAACag GTTCAAGAAGTAGCAAAGGCTtggaaatgtttatataaGCATTTCGAAATGCGAACAGATCTTATAACAACAGtaaaatcaaacgaaattttgttaaatattgcaAGTATTATGCAACATTGTTTAACAGAAAATGGAGAATCTTCTAATCTTATTTTAAACTGTTTAGACGCTTTGCTGAATACTATCAACTATAAGCTTTTATTGG CGAATACAGAAGTTCCATCTATTATGCATCTTATTGTGGATCTTGTCATGTACTTTTTATCccataaaagaattaaagaatgtGAACGTGCTCTTAAAGCACTGTCAGCAGTAATTATTACTATCTATGGATATAATGcagaaaaagtaatattatatttgctcGTTTGTAAACCTGCTATTGAACTCATGCTTCAATCTGAATTAGAGATGCTACATAAAGAG atAGCAAGTACATGggaaagtataattataatttttaaaggacttggtaaactaataaattatagtcttctttcatcttacaaaaaaataattattaaagcaTTAAATCATTCAAGTCTTGACATACAACTTCAAACAATGTCTCTCtttcaattgaaaaatgtGTTACGTGATAGTCCTAAATTAATAttggaagaaattgaaaaagaagtagggaaaaataagatattaagCAAGgctgaaattacaaaaatgaaaaatgatcaaaTTGAAAAGTCACTAAGCCAA gattatgttttcattaaaacaGACTTAAAGTTTGATGTCAATCGCTTGACAGAACACCAGAAAGAGTCTTtcaaacgaaggaaagaagatattGCAGCATTGTATAATGATTTGTCACAATCTTCATCACAAGATACTCAAAATTTACAAGAATGGtttgataaaaaaagtaaaagtttaGGAGAAGCAGAGAAAGATCATAACAAAAaggataatatttcaataagaaaTATGTTGGACGATGatgcaaataaagaaaacaaaattgaaatgaagGAATTAGAAGCAGTTAGTAAATCAACTGttgaaaatgatacaaaatcaACAGACAATGTTGAACAAAATATACCATTAGAATCCGTACAAAAAGCAAAAGATAATGCTTACAGTAATGAAAATTTGCTTATAGAAGAAGATCAAATGATAATAGTGAAAGATGTTTATGACAATGCAGATCCAAAAACTTCAGCAGATTTAGATGCTAATACACAAGAGAAATCTTTAGAAAATAACGATGACAAAAGTCTATCTCCATCTATGTTAGATAGTAGTAAACGACGCAATCGCTATAATGTTGCTGTAAAGCCTGCTACTCCGTCAAAACTTgaagaaattgtttacaaTCAACCGGGACAGTCAaacacaaataaaattttgcgaaGCACCTTAAAGACGAAATTAATCCAAGacaaatgtgaaataattaataaacaaaatgcatcggaaaatgtagaaaataaattgaccaaagaagaaaaaagaggtaTTAAACGAAAATCAACTTCAGATAGTGAAAGCGAAACAACTAATGCGCGTCAACGAAGGAAAGTTCTTTTAACGGAGACAGCTAGTGATAGCGATAGGTGTAAATCTGTAGAAAATGATAATGCAGTAACGAGTGTAATAGCAATTGACGAAACGAATTTAAGCCAACGTACTAGGAATGAAATATCTCgtttacgtataaatatgGTATTTGACAGTCCCTTATCACGTAGTCGGCGATCCAAGTGTTGTGATGATAAAAAGCAATCAGAAGAAAACAAAGGTGCTAATATTGCAAAGAGAGAAGCGAAACATAGAGGCAGACCTAGGAGATCGGATAAAGTTGAAGTTAAAAAAGGTGAAGATACAAGaaagattttacaaaataaaaaaagtagtttagaagaacaaagaaaagtcggagaaaatacaaaagaagaaactgcAGAGACAGAAGTTAATTCAAAAAGTATACCAAATAATAAGTGCGATTTACTTAATACCGAAAGAGctattgaaattaatgatactgttcaaaatattaaatttactgaAGGTAGAAGTCACACTCAAAATGATGTGGAAGATGTAGTTGAAGATTCACAAGCATTATCTAAATTAGATAAAAGTAAATCAACAATAAGGATTGAACTTAACAAAATTGAAGATACAAAAACTATTTTAtggaataagaaaaattcattagaaggagaaaaagaagtaagagaaaagaaacaagaagaaaatgtacaGACAGAAATTACTTCAAAAAGTGCTAAATGTGATTTactttatacaaaaaaatctactgaaaataatgttgaagtagttaataataataaatcatatagtgaaacacaaattttaaatcaagATCCTAAGTCCATAGAAGGGAAAGATCAAATTAAAGATGATGCAGAAGATATAGTAGAAAGTTCCCAAGAAACatcagaattattaaaaaaatgtactgaaaaacaatgttttattaaaattaataaagtggacgatatttcttctttgatgaAATGCTGTGATGCTACAGCTGAGGATGAGGAAGTAgctaaaattgtttcaaatgatTGTGATAACGACAATATAGAAGTTCCTAAAGATAATGTTAAGGAATTTGAAGAAACCAATGAAATCAGTATCAGTGAACCAAAGATTTCAACTCCtattatcgaaaataatttatgtgatAATGAAAAGGATAGCGTATCTGAAGTGCAAAAAGTAAATGATGGATCATTGCTTAAATCTTTGCTTGAGTTATCATCGCCTAAAAGTAATATCAAACGCCAGACAAGATTAAAAATCTACTCAGCGCAAGGACGTGCAGCTCATATGTTAGGGTTAGTAACAAAACAAGCAAGAATGGAAGTTGAAGACTctgtaataaatttagatGAAGAACATACAGTTAAAAGAGTAAAATCCAAAGATACGGACAATGATATGTTGcttggaaaaaaagaacaagcaCTTATGTTGAAAGAAGTTGATAAAATAACAGCAACATGTAGCAGCAGAcaagagaaaatttttaataatatgagATCAACAGATTATTGTTCTTCCCCcccaataaaattattttctaatttgaaaaatgatggAGAAAAAGTTTTCACAAAAGCTGACAAATCAGTAGATTGCATATCTGCACAAACTGATGctcaaattgataaaataggCGAAGAAACCATGCTTCAAGCAGATGAATTGCCAATTCTAGAATGGTCAAGTGCAAATCCACCTTCATTGACTGCATCTCCAAGTGCAAGTATATTGAAACGTCAACGTCAATATATTCCAGAACCTGATCCTGAATCTGTAACTCCTAGTAAG cgAAAAAGAGTAAGCTTTGCGGATCCTCCAGTTTCAAAGGAAATGGGATATGAAATTACATCTACTGACTCAATCTATAAAGctattaaatttacttcaCGTGGACTAGTACGTAAGGATTCGCCATTAAGGTTAAAACAAATTAAGCAGAAATTGATATCAACAGATTCagataaattggaaaaagatgaagaaactGATGTGACAAATGCATCCGAAGTTGACATACAAtgtgaaagagaaaacgaattattaacaaaaatagcTGAAGAATTAGAATATTCAGAGAATGTTACTATAGATACTGATGTGCAAATGTGTAATTCTGTAGAAGATGAGTCAACAAATGCGGTTCCAATgccaaataatattaaaattaataattcaaatgttGAACTTGAAATTACCAAAGATTCAACGTTTTCCAAACATGTAGAACCgacatttacaaataaaatagatcaaagtcaaaaagatgaaattttgGAAGTATCAAAAGATTGTAATGTTAGTTTAGAAAGTAATGAATTTGATCATTCAATGACACAGGAAGACATGTTTACTGGAATAGATACTAAACATAATGATTTTGTTGAAGGAAGGACTTCTGATGTTGATACAAGTGCTATACAAAATACATctattatgaataattcattaGATCTGCTGAAATTCAATGTTCAGGacaattctataataaaacattcatCAGAAAAACATGCGAATCCTGAATATTTGGATGATACAATAGATGCAGAAAACCTTACTGTATTGAATTCTTCAGCAAACTCAGACGAAATTTTCTGCGGAAAATTAATAAGGACTAGTACACAAGCAACTGAGAATACGCAAGAGAATATGCAAGAACAAGATACTCTACCCGTTACAGATTCAGTATTTGGAAGCTTACCTTCAAGTCAAGACAGTCAGAATACAAGCGAATTTAACGTAGAAACTCCACATCCAGAATTATTAGATTCTATTCAACCTATATATCCCACATTAATACTGTGTAAAGAACCTATAACATCTATCATTAATCATTTGACTAATCCTCTTTGGGTGCAACATTTACTTACGTGTTTTAAACATAGAAATGTTCAAACCATTGGGGATCTCGCGCAATTATCTGAACGCGAAATAAACAGAATTCCAGTAAAGAGTAATTCAAAAgttgaatttgtaaaaagtgTTTTAAAATGCTTTGAGAAAAAACATGCTGAAAAAGTATCAAATAACAACGAAGTATCATGttctgtaaatattaatgtacCTGCATCTACACGGAAAGTAACGACCGAAGATCAAGCAATAAAAAGCAGCACTGATGAAATAcgtaatgaattaataaatcatatacCATTAAGCCAGTCAAGCTCTAGTACAGTTTTTAACAATGTTATAATCGATAAGAATGCATGTAAGATGTTTAAGGAAACAACCAAATCAGCTTCAAATGAATTGTCAAATATGCTTACAGTTGATGCTTCTAAAGCTAATTCTCAAGCAATGTATGAAGTTGCACAAACGACTGGATCAGAATCATCAAATGTGACAACTAC ACAAATTACGAATACGCCAGCATCATTTAAGGTTACCATTTCTACATCAGAAAATTCTAGCTCTTGCACTGAAAATGCAGCGACAACAACACAAGCAACAAAAACTGTTGGAACCTGTACTAGTATTGACTCTATTTATCTATCCAAAGCAGGAGCGAATAAAGCGACAAAATCGGTTGCAGCACAAATGGCTTTGGAAGACCTTCTGGATGAGATAGACGTTAACTTAGTGCTAGAAAGTGCAGTAAGGAGATGTACTCCAGAAAAACTTCTTCtacaatataaa AACAAAATGAGACATGTATCACAGGTGGAACTGGAAAGTGAAACCATCAGAATGCTTGGCactgaaaatagaaaaaattctaatgaaGTAATATTGAAGATGGCATGCCGTGCTTGTGGAGTGAATAAAGTTTTGCTTCGGCTTCCTGATATTTTCAGTGCtgacaaacaattttttgtaaaagtattgaatacatatagaaaaaagataaagaccAGTGATTGTTTGGATATTCTCGATTTTAACGAAGTTAAGGATGctgtttatgaaaaatgtatatcttCAGAACTTGCTGAAATGTTGtccaaaaaattgaaagaagaagaacaacaGGGAATAAGGAAGCCTATGACAGAATTATCTAGTTTGAACGCTATGTTAAAAAGAATGCCAATGGATGTAATCATTAGCCATACAGTCGCAAATGATGAATTAATACCACCGCGTGTCGTTTTAGATATAGCATTGCAAAATAATAGTCCATCTGACATAGCGCAAGCTTTGGAATCTCAATCTTCTCCTGTTATGGagaatattttcagtaaaCTTTGGTCTTCCCAGTTTGCAGTCGAATGTATCGAACAATTCTGTGAATCGAAAGAGGatttattaaagatttttGAAGCAGTGAGTTCGAAGTTCAGTCGGGAAGATCTTCTCCAAGTATTCTATGAATCTATGAAGGCTAAACTAATGGTAAAACAAGAGAACGACTAA